The following DNA comes from Xylanibacillus composti.
CACATCGCGATGTCGGGGCGTGCGGCATAAGTTTCACGGAGGGAGCAACTGACATGGAGCCATTTCGCACCTATATCTGTGAAGAGGATGTGGATTTCAGGCGCTGCATGACCTTTATCCTGCAAACCAAACGCACGGCAGATCCCGGACTTCGAACGGCGGATGCTTATGCCGCGATGCTGCGCGTGCTCACATACGGGACGTTGATTCGGTTCGAGGATGAGCAAGGCCTTGTGATTGGCATTGTCGGGTACACGCTGGGCTCTCCCCAGCAGGAGTACGAAGATCGGGAGACCGCTTATGTAGAGTACTGCCTGATGCCGCTTTCGCGTCAAGGCTCGCTATTCTTTATACAAGGACTCGGGATTCTGGTACGAACCATTCAAGATCGACATCCGGAGATCGTTCATCTGTCACTGGCCGCTGCAGAGAACCACCGCCGCAACAACCGCTTGTATGCCAAATTCGCCAAGTTGACCGGTCGAGACATGAACGATGTGTTGAACATGAACCTCTATACTGCTTCTTTAGACGATGTGAGACAATACGTAGAGCGTTTTCATTGACAATCTTTACCGCCTCTACTATGATTGATGTATCACAGCAGGATAAAGGAGGTTCTCACTATGGCGATTAAACCAGTAACCTTCAACAAGAATGAAGGGTCAAAGATAAAACTGGGCAGCAAGGCAGATCCAAAGGATATTTCATCCAATAATGGAAATACGCGCGTATAAAGGACCGCCGGGGCAGAAGTGCTCTGGCGGTTTTTTATGAGGCAGCAGCATTAAGCAGCCTTATTTGCGTAATCATCCTCTCTACGGATTCCAAAGAAAAGACACATGCGCCCCAAGCGAATGTGTCGGAAATGATGTCATATGCTGCAACTGTCAGATCAGCTGCATCGTGGTGATGCAGGTGTCGTCTCCTTCGTAGGTGGAAATCACCTCAGTTTGGGTTCTGCCGTCATGGGTTATCTCCACGCGGAAGGTTTGGTTGCGAGGCAGCCACAAATCCAGAAATCCGTTGGCATAAGACTGCATCGTCTCGTCAAGCACGACGTTGCCGGCCTCATCCTCTATATAGACTTGGAACGTTTCGTTCGCCATCTCGCCGCGGCAGCCGGTCAAGCTGTGAATCGCGCAAGAGTGGGTTTCTGTGATATAAGGCGCAATCGAGACGAAAAATTCTTCCTCCGGCAGATCATAGGTCACCTGACTCTTACCGCTGTCCATCACAATCAGCTGATGCGAGGTGATGGAGGCAGAGTGGCTCTGGATTTTGCCCAAACTATAATCCTGTACGAGCTGCTTCACATCTACCGTTTGCTCGTCTCCGTTCTGAAGGCTTGCCGTGATGAGCAGGATCGCCAGCACCGCAACGCCCAATCCTGCTATCGTCCATCCTGTTTTTCGGTTCATCGTATTCCCTTACCCCTATCTGTTTCACGCATTATTTATCAATGTACAACAACCATGGCCCCGATGCAACCTGGGACGGAACGCCTCCGACTTATCGACGAAAAGAAAATCCCGGCTCGCAGATCCGAACCGGGATAATTAGAGCTTTATATCTCAGTAAAGCAGATTCACTTCAGGAATATTTTGCTCTCGGCAGTATTCTTGATAGAGCTTCAGCTTCGTGAAGACATCATCCTGATAGAATACGCGATCCTCATCGTCCAAATATTGAACGGTACCTTCCAGAATGAACAACGTGATCATTTCCTCCTGGCCTTCTACGACCAGCGTATGAATGTCGCCCGGCGGTTCATAGACGAATGTGCCCGGCTTCGCGACCCATTCCCTTTCCAGATAACGCCAGCTCCCCTGAATCGTATAGGCCATCACTTGGCCGCCTGTATGGCGATGGCGATTCACCACGCCGCCTGGCGTAACCTTGAGCAGGTTGATCCACCGTCCGGTTGACAAATCAAAGCGCACCGGCTTGAACCAGACACGATCGGATTGCGGCACCCAGGGCAGCTTGTCGATATCAATCGCTTGATCTGGCAATCCTGCTAATTGGGTAAAGGCATTGAGGTCTTTTGGAATTTGCATGGGATTCCCTCCATAGATAGTTTATTGAGCAGCTGGCGGGAACAGGGAAGGATCGCCAGCCAACAGTCCGCCGTCTATCGGCAGTACGACGCCCGTGATGAAGCTTGCCTCATCGGAGCATAAGAAATAGATGGCGGCGGCCACTTCTTCCGGCTTGCCGTATCGCCGCTGCGGCGTTCTCGACAAAATCCGCTCGTTGAAGGCCGGGTCCCTTGTGGCGCCCGATGACAACGGCGTCTCGATATAGCCGGGACTGACCGCATTCACCCGAATGTGATGCTCGGCCCAGTCAACGGCCAAGCATTTCGTAACCTGGACAACGCCGCCCTTCGAGGCCGCGTAGGAAAGCAGATTTTTGCTTCCATAGTGTGCCAGCATCGAGGCCATGTTGCAGATCGCTCCGCCTCCGCTTTTCGCCATGTACGGTTGAACCGCCTGGCTCATGTATACGGTCCCGTTCAGGTTGACGTTCAATACCGCGTTCAGCTCTTCATCCGGCACATCGACATTGGCTTTGCGCCGAATAATGCCGGCCGAATTCACCAGCACATGGATGCCGCCGAATTGCTGGTAGATCCGTTCTGCCGCTTCCTTCGCATTCGCCTGCCGCGACACATCGGCCGAGATGAAGTGGACATCCCGCCCCTCTTCACTCAGTCTCTTGGCGTGCGCTTCGCCTTGCCCGGTTGCGAGGTCAACAATCACGACCTTATAGCCTTCACGCGCGAAA
Coding sequences within:
- a CDS encoding SDR family NAD(P)-dependent oxidoreductase codes for the protein MGKVAVVTGGASGLGLSVVERFAREGYKVVIVDLATGQGEAHAKRLSEEGRDVHFISADVSRQANAKEAAERIYQQFGGIHVLVNSAGIIRRKANVDVPDEELNAVLNVNLNGTVYMSQAVQPYMAKSGGGAICNMASMLAHYGSKNLLSYAASKGGVVQVTKCLAVDWAEHHIRVNAVSPGYIETPLSSGATRDPAFNERILSRTPQRRYGKPEEVAAAIYFLCSDEASFITGVVLPIDGGLLAGDPSLFPPAAQ
- a CDS encoding 2,4'-dihydroxyacetophenone dioxygenase family protein, with protein sequence MQIPKDLNAFTQLAGLPDQAIDIDKLPWVPQSDRVWFKPVRFDLSTGRWINLLKVTPGGVVNRHRHTGGQVMAYTIQGSWRYLEREWVAKPGTFVYEPPGDIHTLVVEGQEEMITLFILEGTVQYLDDEDRVFYQDDVFTKLKLYQEYCREQNIPEVNLLY
- a CDS encoding CueP family metal-binding protein; translation: MNRKTGWTIAGLGVAVLAILLITASLQNGDEQTVDVKQLVQDYSLGKIQSHSASITSHQLIVMDSGKSQVTYDLPEEEFFVSIAPYITETHSCAIHSLTGCRGEMANETFQVYIEDEAGNVVLDETMQSYANGFLDLWLPRNQTFRVEITHDGRTQTEVISTYEGDDTCITTMQLI